The Alosa sapidissima isolate fAloSap1 chromosome 16, fAloSap1.pri, whole genome shotgun sequence genome has a segment encoding these proteins:
- the LOC121685787 gene encoding protein phosphatase 1 regulatory subunit 3C-B-like → MNSTSIFHVLSSPMPGPTMPVAMQLYLAHSPPPLRSFLSSYEDCRACSLSGVSPHRCKPLRPCLSARPGLAEPPCLGWQTPKAKGKKRVVFADSKGMSLTAVHLFSKSEDKEAALLATTTTSSPELTQLQFDLTELESAVAATTTLRVSPSPGLALDFAQPSADYLDFRSRLLRNGVCLENCTLQERSLTGTVKVRNLAFEKSVQVRITFDSWQSFTDTECTFMNNVYGCQDTDIFSFAIELPGYVAPNNRVEFCICYRPAGQIFWDNNDGNNYRLVPAPWKHNGEWSPPANKKKETVTPKKPIRRLCSQFDKLGSPQATSGLFADWQSWGHIENTIPYW, encoded by the exons ATGAATTCGACAAG CATTTTCCACGTTCTGAGCTCTCCGATGCCTGGTCCCACCATGCCTGTGGCCATGCAGCTGTACCTCGCccactctcctccccctctgcgGAGCTTCCTGAGCTCCTACGAGGACTGTCGCGCCTGCAGCCTCTCTGGGGTCTCCCCCCACCGCTGCAAGCCCCTGCGCCCCTGCCTGAGCGCCAGGCCCGGCCTGGCAGAGCCGCCCTGCCTGGGCTGGCAGACGCCCAAAGCCAAGGGCAAGAAGCGGGTGGTGTTCGCCGACTCCAAGGGCATGTCCCTGACGGCCGTGCACCTCTTCTCCAAATCGGAGGACAAGGAGGCGGCGCTGCTTGCGACGACGACGACGTCATCGCCGGAGCTCACGCAGCTGCAGTTCGACCTGACGGAGCTGGAGAGCGCCGTGGCGGCGACGACGACGCTGCGGGTCAGCCCCTCGCCAGGCCTGGCGCTGGACTTTGCCCAGCCGTCCGCCGACTACCTGGACTTCCGCAGCAGGCTGCTGAGGAACGGCGTGTGCCTGGAGAACTGCACGCTGCAGGAGCGCTCGCTCACCGGCACCGTCAAGGTGCGCAACCTGGCCTTCGAGAAGTCCGTCCAGGTGCGCATCACCTTCGACTCGTGGCAGAGCTTCACGGACACGGAGTGCACCTTCATGAACAACGTCTACGGTTGCCAGGATACAGACATCTTCTCCTTTGCCATCGAGCTGCCGGGCTACGTCGCCCCCAACAACCGGGTGGAGTTCTGCATATGCTACAGGCCAGCTGGCCAGATCTTCTGGGACAACAACGACGGCAACAACTACAGGCTGGTCCCGGCGCCATGGAAACACAACGGCGAGTGGTCCCCTCCAGCCAATAAGAAGAAGGAAACGGTGACGCCCAAGAAGCCAATTCGGAGGCTGTGCTCTCAGTTCGACAAACTGGGAAGCCCGCAGGCCACCAGTGGACTCTTTGCAGACTGGCAGAGTTGGGGCCACATAGAGAACACCATCCCCTACTGGTGA